One genomic window of bacterium includes the following:
- a CDS encoding ABC transporter substrate-binding protein: MRTLTRFMLALVAVAALGTVAVGQPAERGITPTEIVLGTSMPLSGPAALWGAVGGGADAWLRIINDRGGIHGRKFRFLLRDDSYLPPRAVANVRELVEREGVLAIVSSIGTANCFAVRDFMVETKTLWITPACGADIWAGMKERNRYLFVTYPGYVDEGTYLTKYGVENLKAKKIAAFYQNDLYGQQGLLGIKRGIHAVQTKGAKLVAQVSYEPTDAEVAAQALKLKESGADTLILFATPRHGALIVREILKLGYRPTLMSTFTLLDPVMFALAGEAWNDVYLASYMPVVGMDPKTDAVLAAITRVNPGLARSPFNALAGVSFIEPFLEGIRRAGPSLTRERIVESMETIKNWDGEAIRGVTFTKDSRQGINRLFMVRSERGQYTKLTDWYTYPRKF; the protein is encoded by the coding sequence ATGAGAACTCTGACCAGGTTCATGCTTGCTTTGGTGGCCGTGGCGGCCCTGGGTACCGTAGCCGTCGGCCAGCCTGCCGAGAGAGGCATCACCCCAACCGAGATCGTGCTGGGCACTTCCATGCCGCTGTCGGGGCCGGCCGCCCTGTGGGGCGCCGTCGGGGGTGGGGCCGATGCATGGCTTCGGATCATAAACGACCGGGGCGGCATCCACGGCCGCAAGTTCAGGTTCCTGCTACGCGACGACTCCTACCTGCCGCCCCGCGCCGTCGCCAACGTGCGCGAGCTGGTGGAGAGAGAAGGCGTGCTTGCCATCGTCTCCTCGATCGGCACCGCCAACTGCTTCGCCGTGCGCGACTTCATGGTGGAGACCAAAACGCTCTGGATCACCCCCGCCTGCGGCGCGGACATCTGGGCCGGCATGAAGGAGCGCAACCGCTACCTGTTCGTCACCTACCCCGGCTACGTGGACGAGGGCACCTACCTGACCAAGTACGGGGTGGAGAACCTCAAGGCGAAGAAGATCGCGGCCTTCTACCAGAACGACCTCTACGGCCAGCAGGGGCTGCTCGGTATCAAGCGGGGCATCCACGCGGTTCAGACCAAGGGCGCCAAGCTCGTGGCCCAGGTCTCCTACGAGCCCACCGACGCCGAGGTGGCCGCGCAGGCCCTCAAGCTCAAGGAGTCCGGCGCCGACACCCTGATACTCTTTGCGACCCCTCGCCACGGCGCCCTGATCGTCCGTGAGATACTCAAGCTGGGCTACAGGCCGACGCTCATGTCCACCTTCACCCTGCTGGATCCCGTTATGTTCGCCCTGGCGGGCGAGGCGTGGAACGACGTCTACCTGGCATCCTACATGCCGGTCGTGGGCATGGACCCCAAGACCGACGCGGTACTGGCGGCGATCACGAGGGTGAACCCGGGGCTGGCGCGCAGCCCGTTCAACGCGCTCGCGGGCGTCTCGTTCATCGAGCCGTTCCTCGAGGGCATCCGCCGGGCCGGGCCCAGCCTGACCAGGGAGCGGATCGTCGAATCGATGGAAACGATCAAGAACTGGGACGGTGAGGCGATCAGGGGCGTGACCTTCACCAAGGATAGCCGGCAGGGCATCAACCGGCTGTTCATGGTTCGCTCGGAGCGCGGCCAGTACACCAAGCTGACCGACTGGTACACCTACCCCAGGAAGTTCTAG
- a CDS encoding branched-chain amino acid ABC transporter permease codes for MTQLAQYVVGGLATGSLYALVALGVVLLYRSSRVLNFAHGDVATLGTFVAFTLLGFKLPFPLAVAGGLAAAALVGVLFFFFVLRPAKEASLLGKIVLTLGLALVLSGAVQVVWGTDTLVFPFPLSDTRVYRIGQVVVSETSVGTIGTGIVLMTLLYILVQGTKVGLAMRAVAQNADAAQALGIPARRIYALTWGLAAALGGAGGVLLAPVVYLDPFMMLDPFLKGFAAAVMGGMDSLPGAVLGGFLLGIAESVFAGYISFKFKTTMAFAVIILVLLVRPEGLLGRVYHRRV; via the coding sequence GTGACACAACTAGCGCAGTACGTGGTGGGGGGCCTGGCGACCGGTAGTCTCTACGCGCTGGTGGCCCTGGGCGTGGTGCTCCTGTACAGAAGTTCCAGGGTGCTGAACTTTGCGCACGGAGATGTTGCGACCCTGGGAACCTTCGTTGCGTTTACCCTGCTCGGCTTCAAGTTGCCTTTCCCACTCGCGGTAGCCGGTGGCCTGGCCGCGGCAGCGCTGGTGGGCGTGCTGTTCTTCTTCTTTGTCCTCCGCCCCGCGAAGGAAGCCTCGCTCCTGGGCAAGATTGTGCTCACGCTAGGCCTCGCCCTGGTACTCAGCGGCGCCGTGCAGGTCGTCTGGGGAACCGACACGCTGGTCTTTCCATTCCCCCTCTCGGACACGCGGGTCTACCGGATCGGGCAGGTCGTCGTCAGCGAGACGAGCGTGGGCACTATAGGTACCGGGATTGTCCTGATGACCCTGCTGTATATCCTGGTGCAGGGCACCAAAGTCGGCCTGGCCATGCGGGCGGTCGCGCAGAACGCCGACGCGGCCCAGGCACTGGGCATCCCCGCCCGCCGGATCTACGCCCTCACCTGGGGACTGGCCGCGGCCCTGGGCGGGGCTGGCGGCGTGCTTCTGGCGCCGGTGGTCTACCTCGACCCGTTCATGATGCTCGACCCATTCCTCAAGGGCTTCGCGGCAGCGGTCATGGGCGGGATGGACAGTCTCCCAGGGGCCGTCCTAGGGGGATTCCTGCTCGGGATCGCCGAAAGCGTGTTCGCGGGGTACATCTCGTTCAAGTTCAAGACAACGATGGCGTTTGCCGTGATCATCCTGGTGCTGCTTGTCCGACCGGAAGGACTGCTCGGCCGCGTATACCACAGGAGGGTATGA
- a CDS encoding branched-chain amino acid ABC transporter permease: MSSSLLERYQDDLYLVKGATGWLTVAALLAGLAALPFLLPKVGLGYLLFIAILMAANVIVAVGLNMLVGFTGLISLGHAGFVAIGAYASGLLVAKFGLPWYLAWIGAAAITAGFGFVVGLPALRLTGPYLAIATMGFGIAVYQVLVNWTALSGGRSGLPVQQLSLGIAGLTATQQLYYVAAGAAVALSWVGYNLARSHIGRALAAIRDSDIAAEVTGVNLLWYKTLAFAISAAYAGVAGAIIAQALRHLEPQSFTFLESITYFAMIVIGGLGTVSGAIIGAVIMTLLPHYLSGFRHWLPIFYGGAIILMMMVEPRGIYGRWVRIKMYFKAWPL, translated from the coding sequence GTGTCGAGCAGCCTGCTGGAACGGTATCAAGACGACCTCTACCTGGTTAAGGGAGCGACGGGCTGGTTGACGGTCGCGGCCCTGTTGGCCGGGCTTGCGGCCCTGCCCTTCCTCCTGCCCAAGGTCGGACTGGGCTATCTTCTCTTCATCGCCATCCTGATGGCCGCCAACGTAATCGTGGCGGTCGGTCTGAACATGCTGGTCGGGTTCACCGGGCTCATCTCGCTGGGGCATGCCGGCTTCGTGGCCATAGGTGCTTATGCCTCGGGCCTGCTGGTTGCCAAGTTCGGTCTCCCCTGGTACTTGGCCTGGATCGGTGCGGCGGCGATCACCGCTGGGTTCGGCTTCGTCGTCGGCCTGCCGGCGCTGCGCCTCACCGGCCCCTACCTGGCCATCGCAACGATGGGATTCGGTATCGCCGTATACCAGGTCCTCGTCAACTGGACGGCGCTCTCCGGCGGACGCTCGGGCCTGCCGGTCCAGCAGCTATCGTTGGGAATCGCGGGATTGACCGCAACCCAGCAGCTCTACTACGTGGCCGCGGGCGCGGCAGTCGCACTCTCGTGGGTCGGCTATAACCTTGCCCGGTCGCACATCGGCCGCGCACTCGCCGCCATCCGCGACAGCGACATCGCCGCCGAGGTCACCGGGGTGAACCTGCTCTGGTACAAGACCCTGGCGTTTGCGATCAGCGCCGCCTACGCCGGGGTCGCGGGCGCCATCATCGCCCAGGCCCTCCGCCACCTAGAGCCCCAGTCGTTCACATTCCTGGAGTCCATCACCTACTTCGCGATGATCGTAATCGGAGGGCTGGGAACCGTCTCCGGCGCCATCATCGGCGCAGTGATCATGACGCTCCTGCCCCACTACCTGAGCGGGTTCAGGCATTGGCTCCCAATCTTCTATGGCGGGGCTATCATCCTGATGATGATGGTTGAGCCACGTGGGATCTATGGGCGGTGGGTGCGGATCAAAATGTACTTCAAGGCCTGGCCGCTGTGA
- a CDS encoding 2-oxoacid:acceptor oxidoreductase subunit alpha, protein MVVNNLKLLVGGVQLRDAVTTVTDILGKLFMRAGLHVLAMERGYASTIYGAHQFDPLVVSASAPLSYGDDRTDILVALEHDANPDSSIQPNRDTILRHGKNLKEGGVLIYDNSAETVETGELQARGIKVFPLPARRIAQRELKLEVTKNTIVTGALLRLLEFDMDYVLFGAYLEGRFLSKGRGVVDINLEAARRGRAAVEEILSGNGWESVGYRLEPQPSAEPNLLLTGNEAVAMGSILAGCRFYSGYPITPATSILEFLDVHMPRYGGRVLQGQNERESMRAAIGASIAGVRSAVGSSGPGISLKIEELGLAGATETPLVIIDTQRAGPATGMPTKSEQGDLAMAIYAGHGEIPRIVLSAGTIEECYSLAFEAFDLADKYQCPVFLLSDLTLTDGRQNLPQSFFTENQKPIVRHGLVRASDVRGDGYHRFEMTESGISPRSIVGTPDAIFKVSGTEHDETGLITTDPSKRKAIFEKRMRKMQTYLKEDAKPPQVFGSPDGVPLLIGWGSTKMPLLDAQARLRAEGIDTCLIYFTHIWPFPVHLVQPLLRQGSMLIVVEQNYAGQLADVIQQECLVETRRVLKYNGRPFYTADIAGGVRQVLAGGTRVVRVGEEAPDAAIETVPEGD, encoded by the coding sequence GTGGTCGTCAACAACCTGAAACTGCTCGTCGGGGGCGTTCAGCTTCGCGACGCGGTTACCACGGTCACAGACATCCTCGGGAAGCTGTTTATGCGGGCCGGGCTGCACGTTCTGGCTATGGAGAGGGGATATGCCTCGACGATCTACGGCGCCCACCAGTTCGATCCGCTGGTCGTATCGGCGAGCGCCCCGCTCTCCTACGGCGACGATCGCACCGACATCCTAGTGGCCCTGGAGCACGACGCTAACCCCGACTCTTCCATCCAGCCCAACCGCGATACCATCCTGCGGCACGGCAAGAACCTGAAGGAAGGCGGGGTTCTGATCTACGACAACAGCGCCGAGACCGTGGAAACCGGCGAGCTCCAGGCGCGCGGGATCAAGGTCTTTCCTCTACCCGCCCGCCGGATCGCGCAGCGCGAGCTCAAGCTGGAGGTAACGAAAAACACGATCGTCACCGGCGCGCTGCTGCGCCTGCTCGAGTTCGACATGGACTACGTTCTCTTCGGCGCCTACCTGGAGGGGCGGTTCCTGAGCAAGGGACGTGGTGTCGTTGACATCAACCTCGAGGCCGCGCGCCGCGGCAGGGCGGCGGTGGAGGAGATCCTGTCGGGCAACGGGTGGGAATCCGTCGGCTACCGGTTGGAGCCGCAGCCCTCCGCGGAACCGAATTTGCTGCTCACCGGCAACGAGGCGGTCGCGATGGGTTCCATCTTGGCGGGTTGCCGTTTCTACTCCGGCTACCCGATCACCCCGGCAACATCGATCCTGGAGTTTCTTGATGTACACATGCCGCGGTATGGAGGCCGGGTGCTGCAGGGCCAGAACGAACGTGAGTCCATGAGGGCGGCGATCGGCGCCAGCATCGCGGGGGTCCGCAGCGCCGTCGGATCGTCGGGGCCGGGGATCTCACTGAAGATCGAGGAGCTCGGGCTGGCGGGAGCCACCGAGACACCGCTGGTCATCATTGACACGCAGCGGGCGGGTCCTGCAACCGGCATGCCCACGAAGAGCGAGCAGGGCGACCTGGCGATGGCAATCTACGCCGGGCACGGCGAGATCCCTCGGATCGTGCTCTCGGCAGGCACCATCGAGGAGTGCTACTCCCTCGCGTTCGAGGCGTTCGACCTGGCCGACAAGTACCAGTGCCCGGTATTCCTACTCAGCGACCTGACCCTGACGGACGGCCGCCAGAACCTCCCCCAATCCTTCTTCACCGAGAACCAGAAACCAATCGTCCGCCACGGGCTGGTGCGTGCCTCCGACGTCAGGGGCGATGGCTACCACCGCTTTGAGATGACCGAGTCCGGCATCTCTCCCCGCAGCATCGTGGGCACCCCGGATGCAATCTTCAAGGTCAGCGGAACCGAGCACGACGAGACCGGGTTGATCACCACCGATCCCTCCAAGCGCAAGGCGATATTCGAAAAGCGGATGCGCAAGATGCAGACATACCTCAAGGAAGACGCGAAGCCGCCGCAGGTGTTCGGCTCTCCCGACGGCGTTCCGCTGCTGATCGGGTGGGGATCAACCAAGATGCCGTTGCTGGACGCGCAGGCGCGGCTTAGGGCCGAAGGAATTGACACGTGTCTGATCTACTTCACGCACATCTGGCCGTTTCCGGTCCACCTGGTGCAGCCCCTACTGCGGCAGGGGTCCATGCTGATCGTCGTCGAGCAGAACTACGCGGGGCAGCTCGCGGACGTGATCCAGCAGGAGTGCCTGGTCGAGACGCGCCGCGTTCTCAAGTACAACGGGCGGCCTTTCTACACGGCGGACATCGCCGGAGGCGTGCGCCAGGTGCTCGCCGGAGGCACGCGCGTTGTTCGAGTGGGCGAAGAGGCGCCGGACGCCGCCATTGAGACAGTGCCGGAGGGTGACTAG
- a CDS encoding thiamine pyrophosphate-dependent enzyme: MSAASPETARLWEKNAFPRHRIQWCPGCGDFGVLAALKTALVRIGVSPHEVLLVGGIGCSGQTRNYLNGNGFHGTHGGPLGYALGAKMAVPDLTVIALAGDGDTLAIGMESFIHVCRRDPAMTLIMMNNGVYGLTRGQDSPTTGLGQIMEEHTEEHPPFVDPARLAITAGATFVAQSFSGDPKHCAEIYAQAFRHPGFAMVNDFSPCVTYNKFNTSGWYREHSEHIPDGHDASDKAAAWALLDDFDRRGKLPLGVIYRAPRHKKAHARLPVWEEELAGIDPEPMFSVFR, translated from the coding sequence ATGAGCGCTGCGTCGCCGGAGACCGCCAGGCTGTGGGAGAAGAACGCGTTTCCCAGACACCGGATACAATGGTGCCCCGGATGCGGTGACTTCGGGGTCCTGGCCGCGCTGAAGACGGCCCTGGTGCGGATAGGCGTCTCGCCGCACGAGGTCCTCCTGGTCGGAGGAATAGGCTGCTCGGGCCAGACCCGCAACTACCTCAACGGCAACGGGTTCCACGGCACGCACGGCGGCCCACTGGGGTACGCGCTGGGCGCCAAGATGGCCGTCCCCGACCTTACGGTGATCGCACTGGCCGGAGACGGCGACACGCTGGCCATAGGGATGGAGAGCTTCATCCACGTCTGCCGCCGTGACCCGGCGATGACGCTGATTATGATGAACAACGGCGTCTACGGATTGACCAGGGGCCAGGACTCCCCGACCACGGGACTCGGCCAGATCATGGAGGAGCACACCGAAGAGCATCCACCGTTCGTTGATCCGGCGCGGCTGGCGATCACCGCGGGCGCGACCTTCGTGGCGCAGTCGTTCTCCGGGGACCCCAAGCACTGTGCCGAGATCTATGCCCAGGCTTTTCGGCACCCCGGTTTCGCCATGGTCAACGACTTCTCGCCGTGTGTTACCTACAATAAGTTCAACACCTCCGGTTGGTACAGGGAGCACTCGGAGCACATCCCAGATGGACACGACGCTTCGGACAAAGCCGCCGCTTGGGCGCTGCTCGACGACTTCGATCGGAGGGGGAAGCTGCCGCTGGGTGTCATCTACCGCGCGCCCAGGCACAAGAAGGCCCACGCGCGGCTTCCGGTTTGGGAGGAAGAGCTGGCCGGGATAGACCCCGAGCCGATGTTCAGCGTGTTCCGCTAG